In one window of Microtus pennsylvanicus isolate mMicPen1 chromosome 2, mMicPen1.hap1, whole genome shotgun sequence DNA:
- the Ppp1r16a gene encoding protein phosphatase 1 regulatory subunit 16A — translation MAEHLELLAEMPMVGRMSTQERLKHAQKRRAQQVKMWAQAEKEALGKKGHKERPRKEVSDLRPRKQVLFPPSIALLEAAARNDLEEVRQFLSSGVSPNLANEDGLTALHQCCIDDFREMAQQLLEAGADVNARDSECWTPLHAAATCGHLHLVELLISRGAELLAVNTDGNMPYDLCEDEQTLDCLETAMANHGITQDSIEEARAVPELCMLNDLQSLLRAGANLNDPLDHGATLLHIASANGFSEVATLLLEQGASLSAKDHDGWEPLHAAAYWGQVHLVELLVAHGADLNGKSLVDETPLDVCGDEEVRAKLLELKHKQDALLRAQGRQRSLLRRRTSSAGSRGKVVRRVSLTHRTNLYRKEHAQEAIVWQQSPLTSPEPLEDEDRQTDAELRLQPPEEDSSEEARPHNGQVGAPQGKHLYSKRLDRSVSYQLSPAESNAPDALVRDKAHHTLAELKRQRAAAKLQRPAPEGPETFEPGLSVDTETPQPDCGFRTTGDPPLLKLTAPSEEAPVEKRPCCLLM, via the exons ATGGCCGAGCACCTGGAGCTGCTGGCAGAGATGCCCATGGTAGGCAGGATGAGCACCCAGGAGCGGCTGAAGCATGCCCAGAAGCGACGTGCCCAGCAGGTAAAGATGTGGGCCCAGGCTGAAAAGGAGGCCCTTGGCAAGAAGGGTCACAAGGAGCGACCACGGAAGGAGGTGTCTGACCTAAGGCCTCGGAAGCAGGTCCTCTTCCCTCCCAGCATTGCTCTCCTGGAGGCTGCTGCCCGAAACGACCTGGAGGAAG TTCGCCAGTTCCTTAGTAGTGGGGTTAGCCCCAACCTGGCCAATGAGGATGGCTTGACGGCACTGCACCAG TGCTGCATTGATGACTTccgagagatggcacagcagctCCTGGAGGCTGGGGCTGACGTCAATGCTCGGGACAGTGAGTGCTGGACACCTCTGCATGCTGCAGCTACCTGCGGCCATCTGCATCTGGTGGAACTCCTCATTTCACG AGGCGCAGAGCTCCTTGCAGTCAACACCGACGGGAACATGCCCTACGACCTGTGTGAGGATGAGCAGACACTGGATTGCCTCGAGACTGCCATGGCCAATCACG GTATCACCCAGGACAGCATTGAGGAGGCCCGGGCAGTGCCAGAGCTGTGCATGCTGAATGACCTCCAGAGCCTACTGCGTGCTGGGGCCAACCTCAATGACCCTTTGGACCATGGGGCCACGCTG CTGCACATCGCCTCTGCTAATGGGTTCAGTGAGGTGGCTACCCTGCTGCTGGAGCAAGGAGCCAGCCTGAGCGCTAAGGACCATGATGGCTGGGAGCCTCTGCATGCTGCAGCCTACTGGGGCCAG GTGCACCTGGTAGAGTTGCTTGTGGCACATGGGGCTGATCTGAATGGAAAATCCTTGGTGGACGAGACGCCCCTCG ACGTGTGTGGGGATGAGGAGGTGAGAGCCAAATTGCTAGAGCTCAAGCATAAACAAGATGCGCTCCTGAGGGCCCAGGGCCGCCAGCGCTCCCTGCTGCGCAGGCGGACCTCTAGTGCAGGCAGCCGTGG aaAGGTGGTGAGGCGGGTGAGCCTGACGCATCGCACCAACCTGTATCGCAAGGAGCATGCCCAGGAGGCCATCGTGTGGCAACAGTCACCACTCACCAGTCCAGAGCCGCTAGAGgatgaggacagacagacagatgctgagCTCCGGCTGCAGCCCCCAGAG GAAGACAGCTCTGAGGAGGCCAGGCCACACAATGGCCAAGTAGGGGCCCCACAAGGGAAGCACCTGTACTCGAAGCGTCTAGACCGGAGTGTCTCCTACCAGTTGAGTCCTGCGGAGAGCAACGCCCCTGATGCCCTCGTCCGGGACAAGGCGCACCACACACTGGCAGAACTTAAACGCCAGCGCGCGGCCGCAAAGCTGCAGCGACCGGCCCCTGAAGGACCTGAGACCTTTGAGCCTGGCCTGTCTGTTGACACTGAGACCCCCCAACCGGACTGTGGCTTCAGAACAACTGGGGACCCACCTCTGCTCAAGCTCACTGCCCCCTCGGAGGAGGCTCCTGTGGAGAAGAGGCCGTGCTGTTTGCTCATGTGA
- the Gpt gene encoding alanine aminotransferase 1: MASRANDQSQASRNGLKGKVLTLDTMNPCVRRVEYAVRGPIVHRALELEQELRQGVKKPFTEVIRANIGDAQAMGQRPITFFRQVLALCVYPKLMSSPDFPEDVKRRAERILQACGGQSLGAYTISSGIQLIREDVAQYIERRDGGIPADPNNIFLSTGASDAIVTVLKLLVAGEGRARTGVLIPIPQYPLYSAALAELDAMQVDYYLDEERAWSLDIAELRRALCQARDRCCPRVLCVINPGNPTGQVQTRECIEAVIRFAFEEGLFLMADEVYQDNVYAEGSQFHSFKKVLTEMGPPYATQQELASFHSVSKGYMGECGFRGGYVEVVNMDAEVQKQMAKLMSVRLCPPVPGQALLDMVVSPPAPSEPSFKQFQAERQEVLAELAAKAKLTEQVFNEAPGIRCNPVQGAMYSFPRVQLPPRAVQRAQELGLAPDMFFCLCLLEETGICVVPGSGFGQQEGTYHFRMTILPPIEKLRLLLEKLRHFHAKFTKEYS; encoded by the exons ATGGCCTCAAGAGCGAATGATCAAAGCCAGGCTTCAAGGAATGGACTGAAAGGGAAGGTGTTAACACTGGATACCATGAACCCCTGTGTGCGGAGGGTGGAGTATGCCGTTCGAGGACCCATAGTGCATCGCGCCTTggagctggagcaggagctgcGTCAG GGTGTGAAGAAGCCCTTTACTGAAGTCATCCGTGCCAACATTGGCGATGCACAGGCCATGGGGCAAAGACCCATTACCTTCTTCCGCCAG GTCCTAGCCCTTTGTGTCTACCCCAAACTTATGAGCAGTCCCGACTTCCCAGAGGATGTCAAGAGAAGGGCAGAACGCATCTTGCAGGCATGCGGGGGCCAGAGCCTGG GTGCCTATACCATTAGCTCTGGCATCCAGCTGATCCGGGAAGATGTGGCACAGTACATTGAGAGGCGAGATGGAGGCATCCCTGCAGACCCAAACAACATATTTCTGTCCACTGGGGCCAGCGACGCCATTGTG ACAGTGCTCAAGCTGCTGGTGGCCGGTGAAGGCCGCGCGCGAACAGGTGTGCTCATTCCCATTCCTCAGTACCCACTGTACTCGGCTGCTCTGGCTGAGCTGGACGCCATGCAGGTGGACTACTACCTGGACGAAGAGCGTGCCTGGTCTCTAGACATCGCGGAGCTGCGGCGCGCTCTGTGCCAGGCACGTGACCGCTGCTGCCCTCGCGTTCTGTGCGTCATCAACCCTGGCAACCCGACTG ggcaggtgcAGACCCGTGAATGCATCGAGGCTGTGATCCGCTTTGCTTTCGAAGAGGGACTTTTCCTGATGGCTGATGAG GTATACCAGGACAACGTGTACGCCGAGGGCTCTCAGTTCCATTCATTCAAGAAGGTGCTCACGGAGATGGGGCCGCCGTACGCGACGCAGCAGGAGCTTGCTTCCTTCCACTCGGTCTCGAAGGGCTACATGGGCGA GTGCGGGTTCCGTGGTGGCTATGTGGAAGTGGTAAACATGGATGCGGAGGTGCAGAAACAGATGGCCAAACTGATGAGTGTACGGCTGTGCCCACCAGTGCCGGGCCAGGCCCTGCTGGACATGGTGGTCAGTCCACCAGCACCCTCTGAGCCGTCCTTCAAGCAGTTTCAAGCA gagaggcaggaggtgCTGGCTGAGCTGGCAGCCAAGGCTAAACTCACCGAGCAGGTCTTCAACGAGGCCCCCGGGATCCGCTGCAACCCAGTGCAGGGCGCAATGTACTCCTTCCCTCGAGTGCAGCTGCCCCCGCGGGCAGTGCAGCGTGCTCAG GAACTGGGCCTGGCTCCTGACATGTtcttctgcctgtgcctcctggaGGAGACTGGCATCTGTGTGGTCCCTGGAAGTGGCTTTGGGCAACAGGAAGGCACTTATCACTTCCG GATGACCATTCTGCCCCCCATTGAGAAGCTGCGGCTGCTGTTGGAAAAACTGAGGCATTTCCATGCTAAGTTCACCAAGGAGTACTCCTAG
- the Slc33a2 gene encoding major facilitator superfamily domain-containing protein 3: MHGKLLLLAGLYLVQGLPYGLQSSLLPILLRAHGLSLTRVGLTKGLYAPWLFKLAWAPLVDRQGSPRVWLTLSTVSLGLVCGLLAVFPPPQAGQTGLPTIMMGLLLLLNLGAAVQDVALDTVAVQLLEAKELGPGNTVQVVAYKLGSALAGGGLLVLFPTLSWPLLFLLLAATYWLAAALAWAAPALGQLPRPQVSEQNPHTSYFLQDLLAVPGTLWTAGFVLTYKLGEQGAGSLFPLLLLDHGVSASDLGLWSGLGAMTCSIAGSSLGGALLARHWQPLSLLRSVLQLRLGSLACQTALLFYLSTPGASLEPGTIMRGAALLSLCLQQFLGGVVTTATFTVMMHCSQLAPRPRQATHYSLLATLELLGKLLPGTLAGVLADGLGPRLCFAAFLVLSGLPILDLSLAPSNLT, from the exons ATGCACgggaagctgctgctgctggccggCCTCTATCTTGTGCAGGGTCTGCCCTACGGACTGCAGTCCAGCTTGCTGCCCATTTTACTGCGGGCCCATGGCCTCTCCCTGACACGTGTGGGCCTGACCAAGGGATTGTATGCACCATGGCTGTTCAAACTGGCGTGGGCGCCACTGGTGGACAGGCAGGGCTCCCCTCGGGTCTGGTTAACACTCAGCACAGTGTCCCTGGGTCTGGTGTGTGGGCTGCTGGCCGTGTTCCCTCCCCCGCAAGCTGGCCAGACAGGGCTCCCCACCATCATGATGGGGCTGCTACTGCTGCTGAATCTGGGTGCAGCAGTGCAGGACGTAGCTCTGGACACGGTCGCTGTGCAGCTCCTGGAGGCAAAGGAGCTGGGGCCTGGCAACACGGTACAGGTGGTGGCGTACAAGCTGGGGTCAGCATTGGCTGGGGGCGGGCTCTTGGtcctcttccccaccctctcTTGGCCACTGCTTTTTCTGCTCTTAGCTGCCACCTACTGGCTGGCTGCTGCCTTAGCCTGGGCTGCACCAGCCTTGGGACAGCTGCCTCGGCCTCAGGTCTCAGAACAAAACCCCCACACATCCTATTTTCTACAAGATTTGCTGGCTGTGCCTGGGACCCTCTGGACAGCAGGCTTTGTTCTCACCTACAAGCTGG GTGAGCAGGGTGCTGGCAGCCTGTTTCCACTTCTCCTGTTGGACCATGGTGTTTCTGCCTCAGACTTGGGGCTATGGAGTGGCTTGGGCGCTATGACCTGCTCCATTGCTGGCTCCTCTCTAGGGGGAGCTCTACTGGCCAGGCACTG GCAGCCTCTCTCCCTGTTGAGGTCAGTGCTGCAGCTACGCCTTGGGAGTTTGGCCTGCCAGACGGCTCTGCTTTTCTACCTCAGTACCCCAGGGGCCAGTCTGGAGCCTGGTACAATTATGAGAG GGGCAGCTTTGCTGAGCCTGTGTCTACAGCAGTTTCTGGGCGGTGTGGTCACCACGGCCACATTCACCGTGATGATGCACTGTAGCCAGTTGGCACCCAGGCCCCGGCAG GCCACACACTACAGCCTCCTGGCCACTCTGGAACTGTTGGGCAAGCTGCTACCGGGGACCCTGGCTGGAGTGTTGGCTGATGGCCTGGGCCCACGCCTCTGCTTTGCTGCCTTCCTTGTACTCTCAGGTCTGCCCATTCTGGATCTCAGCCTGGCACCCAGTAACCTGACCTGA